In the genome of Pseudomonas lalucatii, the window CAGCGCCGCATCGAAACTAGTCAGGGTATTAGGAGCGCCACACTCGGAACGCTGCAGACGCTGCTGACAAAATTCCCGCCAGCGCTGTTGTTCGGCACTGTTCAGACTGGAGAAGAAGTTTCGCGCGCGATAACGAAACAGCAGTTCCGGCAGACGCGCATCGTCGAACGGCCAGCTTTCCTGAGCCAGGGCGTGCGGATCGGCACGACGCACCTGCTCGCACAGACGCCGATCGCGATCGCCGATAAAACCGTCATACAACTGCTGCTCCGGATCCTCGCTGGCGGCGAACGCCTCCTCGCCATAGATCTGCGCGAGTTTGTCCTGCCACTGCGCCTGGCTGTCGCCGAGGCGCTTCGCCCGAGCCTGGCAGGTCGCCATGTCCAGTTGCAGACGCTGGATATCCTCGCTGCGCAAGACTTTCAGCGGCGCCACTACCGGGCAGCGATTGATGTGCAGCAGCTTCAGAGGCACCGGCAGCTCGCCTTCGGCCAGCTGCTCGCGCCGGGTATAGAGGCGCTGGCGCAAGGTTTCCCCGTCTTCGGCGAGCAGGGGCGCGGGGTCGGCCTGCAGGTCGCAGACGATCAGGGCGTTGCGGTTGCGCGGATGCCAGGCCAGGGGCAGCACCAGCCCCAGGTAATGCCGCGCGCCGGCGAAGCGCCCGGAGACATGCACCAGTGGCTGCAGCAGGCGAACCTGCTCGAGCACCCGCTGCTTGCTGCGCAGGCCATACAGGAAGTCGTACAGCCTGGGCTGCTTGTCGCGCAGCAGACGCGCCAGGGCGATGGTCGCGCGCACGTCGGACAGGGCATCGTGGGCCTGGCCGTGGTCGATGCCATTGGCCTGGGTCAGGCGCTCCAGCTTGAGGCTGACGCGGCCCTCCTCCTCTGGCCAGACGATGCCTTCCGGGCGCAGGGCATAGGCGGTGCGCACCAGGTCGATCAGGTCCCAGCGGCTGTTGCCGCCCTGCCACTCGCGGGCATAGGGATCGAAGAAGTTGCGGTAGAAGCTGTAGCGGGTGACCTCGTCGTCGAAGCGCAGGCTGTTGTAGCCTGCGCCGCAGGTGCCCGGCTGCGCCAGTTCGCCGTGCACCCGGGTCATGAACTCGGCCTCGCTCAGCCCCTGCGCCGCCAGGCGGCCGGGGCCGATGCCGGTCACCAGGCAGGCGGCCGGGTGCGGCAGGATGTCGTCGCTGGGCCGGCAATAGATGTTCAGCGGCTCGCCGATTTCCCTGAGATTCTCGTCGGTGCGAATGCCGGCGACCTGCAGGGGGCGGTCGCGGCGCGGGTCGATGCCGGTGGTTTCGTAGTCGTACCAGAAGATGGAGGTCACGGAGCTGTCCTGTTGCGGTGGCCGCGGCAGTCTAGCATCCAGTCGCCCCGGCCTTGGCGGCGCAGAACCTTGCGCCAGTGCACGCCGGGCCGAGCGGTGCCTTGCCGGTAGCGAGCCGACGCGGCTAGAGTGACGGTTCGACCAACTCTCGCGCACAAGGATGTCCCATGAGTGACGCCACCAGCCCCAACCCCTACGCCGCACCGACCAGCGACCTGCAGGAGCCCCGCGACGGCGACCAGGTGCCCAGCATCGAGCAGGCCCTGAGTCGCGGCTACGATTTTCGCATCGGCGAGCTGCTCGGCGAGGCCTGGCAGCGGGTGAAAGGCACCAAGGGCATCATCGTCGGCGGTTTTCTGGTGTTCTATGTGGTGATGCTGGCCGCCTCCCTGGTCCTGGGCGGCGTATTCGGCATCCTCGGCATGGTCAGCGAGGGCTCGGTCGCGGCCATCATCGGCGACCTGCTCATCGGCGTGCTGGCGTCCGCCCTGGCCTACCCCTTCATGGCCGGGATCAACATGGTCGGCATCCGCCGCGCCGCCGACCAGCCGATCAGTTTCAACGAGATCTTCAGCCACTTCGGCCGTACCCTGCCGCTGATGCTCACCGCGGTGAGCATGACGCTGCTGATCTACGCCGGCATGCTCCTGCTGATCCTCCCCGGCCTCTACCTGGGCGTGGCCTATATGCTGGCGGTGCCGCTGGTGGTGGAGCGCGGGCTGTCGCCCTGGCAGGCCCTGGAGGCCTCGCGCAAGGCCATCGGCCAGCACTGGTTCAAGGTCTTCGGCCTGTTCCTGCTGCTCGGCCTGATCACCCTGGTCAGCATGCTGCCGCTGGGTATCGGCCTGGTCTGGAGCATCCCGCTGTTCGTCATCGCCATGGGCGTGCTGTACCGCACCATCTTCGGTGTATTGCCGCCGGCCCAGTAAGGCGGCGCCCAGCCCAGCTCCCGATGCACCGGGCCGCCGCCTGGCCCGGTTGCTTCCCCGCCCGCCGCTGGCTAGCATCGGGCTTTCTTCGACGCAGTCTGCCGATGTCGCTCCTCTCGCCCCCACCGTCCCGCGCACCCAGCCCGCCGCTGGACACCCGTTACCGGGTGGAAACCCCGGAAGGCATCGACCTGATCCTGCGTCCCGCCGGCCTGGTGCCGCGCGCCCTGGCCTTCGCCATCGACCTGGCGATCCGCGGCCTGTTGCTGGCGGCGCTGTTCGTCCTGCTCGGCCTGCTCGGTCAGTTCGGCATGGGCCTGGCGACCATCGCGCTGTTTCTGCTGACCTGGTGGTACATGGTGCTGTTCGAGGTGCTCAACCAGGGTCGCTCGCCGGGCAAGCAGCTACTCGGCCTGCGCGTGGTGCACGACGACGGCACGCCGGTCGGCTGGGCCGCCTCGCTGACCCGCAACCTGCTGCGCTTCGTCGACATCCTGCCGTTCGGCTATACCCTGGGCGTGCTCAGCTGCCTCAACCATCCGGCCTTCAAGCGCCTCGGCGACCTCGCCGCCGGCACCTTGGTGGTCTACCGCGACACCCCGCCGGCGCCCCCAGCCTGCCCGAGGTCGAGCCCCTGCCGGCCCCCGTCGCCCTCAGCCTGGGCGAGCAGCGTGCCCTGCTCGGCTTCGCCGAGCGGGCGCAGAACCTGTCCAGCGCCCGCCGCGGCGAGCTGGCGGCGATCCTCGCCGAGCCCTTGCAGCTCGCGCCGGAGCAGGCCGAGCGAGGGCTCCACGGCATCGCCCGCGGCCTGCTGGGGCCGACATGAAGCAGAGCCTGTTCGAGAGCCGCCACCAGGCCGACTGGCAGGCCTTCGCCACCCAGCTCGCGACACTCGAACGGGGCAAGGCCGACGCCGCCCAGTGCACGGGGTTCGCCGCCGCCTACCGGCGCCTGTGCCAGCAACTGGCCCTGGCCCAGGCGCGCGGCTACAGCAACCACCTGGTCGAGCGGCTGCAGCAGTTGGCCCTGCGCGGCCACCAGCAGTTCTATCGCCACCGCAGCCCGCTCGGCGCCCAGCTGCTGGGTTTCGTGCTCGGCGGTTTCCCGCGCCTGGTGCGGGCCGAATGGCGCTGCGTGCTGGCCGCCAGCCTGCTGTTCTTCGGCAGCCTGCTGGGCATGGGGCTGCTGGTGTACCTGTTCCCCGAACTGGTCTACAGCGTCATGGACGCCGAGCAG includes:
- the sbcB gene encoding exodeoxyribonuclease I; this encodes MTSIFWYDYETTGIDPRRDRPLQVAGIRTDENLREIGEPLNIYCRPSDDILPHPAACLVTGIGPGRLAAQGLSEAEFMTRVHGELAQPGTCGAGYNSLRFDDEVTRYSFYRNFFDPYAREWQGGNSRWDLIDLVRTAYALRPEGIVWPEEEGRVSLKLERLTQANGIDHGQAHDALSDVRATIALARLLRDKQPRLYDFLYGLRSKQRVLEQVRLLQPLVHVSGRFAGARHYLGLVLPLAWHPRNRNALIVCDLQADPAPLLAEDGETLRQRLYTRREQLAEGELPVPLKLLHINRCPVVAPLKVLRSEDIQRLQLDMATCQARAKRLGDSQAQWQDKLAQIYGEEAFAASEDPEQQLYDGFIGDRDRRLCEQVRRADPHALAQESWPFDDARLPELLFRYRARNFFSSLNSAEQQRWREFCQQRLQRSECGAPNTLTSFDAALAEVFATASPQQQVVLNEWREHVQQLRGRYGL